From the Trueperaceae bacterium genome, the window CTCGCGCTCCTGCAGGCGCGGGAAGAGACGGTAGACGAGCTCGCGGTTCCTGGCGGCGAGGGGGCGGGCGTGCGGCAGGTAGTCGGCTCCGGCGGCGAGGTTCTCGGCCACCGTCATCAGCCGGAAGAGCTGCCTGCCCTCCGGCACGTGCCCCACGCCCGCCCGCACGATGCGCGCGGGGGAGAGGCCCCGCAGGCGCTGGCGGCCGAACGCCGACACCTCGCCCGCGCGCACCGGCACCAGGCCGGTGATCGCCCGCAGCAGCGTGGTCTTGCCGGCGCCGTTGGCGCCGATGATCGTGACGAGCTCGCCCTCGTCGGCGTGGAGGTCGACGTCCCAGAGCACCGTGATCTTGCCGTAGCCGGCGCGCAGGCCGCGCACCTCGAGAGCCCGCGCCACCTACGCCTCCTCCGGTTCCGGCTCGCCCAGGTAGGCGCGGACGACGCGCTCGTCGGCGGTGACCTCGGCGTAGGTGCCGCGCGCCAGCTCGCGTCCGTGGTCCATGACCAGCACGCGGTCCGCCAGGTCGCGCACGACGGGCATGACGTGCTCGATGAACACGACGGTCACCCCGTCGTCGCGCAAGCCCTTGACCAGCTCGACGGCCTGCCGCGCCTCGGCGGGCCTGAGGCCCGCCATCACCTCGTCGAGCAGGAGCACCTTCGGGTCCGTGGCCAGGGCGCGGGCGATCTCGAGGCGCTTCTCCTGCAGCAGGTTGAGGTCCTCGGCGGGCGTGTCGCGCAGGTCGGAGAGGCCCGTGCGCTCCAGCGCGCTCTCCACGCGACGCCCCGCGTCGGCCGCCGAGGCGCCGGGCACGCCGAACAGGGCGCCGACCATCAGGTTCTCCTCGACCGTCATCTCCGGGAACGGCTGGACGACCTGGAAGGCGCGTCCGAGACCCAGGTGGCAGCGGCGGTAGGTGGGCAGCCGCGTGACGTCGACGCCGCCCAGGTAGACGCGGCCGGCGCTGGGCTCGAGCAGGCCGGAGAGCAGGTTCAGCGTCGTGGTCTTGCCGGCCCCGTTGGGCCCGATGATCGCGAAGACCTCGCCCGGCTCGACGGCGAACGACAGGTCCTGGACGGCCGCCAGGCCGCCGAAGCTCCGCCCCAGGCCCTCGGCCCTGAGGATGGGCTCAGGCATGAGCGTCTCCCGCGAGCATGGGCTCAGGCATGGCCGCCTCCTGCGCGGACCGGCTCAGGCATCGGCGCCTCCCACGGGCTCGGGACGCGTGGCCTCCGCTCGTGCCCGCGCGCGACCGCGCCGCGCCAGCCCCCGGAACAGGCCCACGAGGCCCCGCGGCATGAACAAGATCGACACGACGAGCACGACGCCGTAGGCGACGAGGTAGCCGTCGGAGAGCGTGCGCTTCAGGGTCTCCTCGACGCCGGAGAGGACCAGCGCGGCGAGGATCGGGCCGACCGTCGTGTAGAGGCCGCCGAAGATCGGCGTGACGAGCGCGAGCACGGTCGTGTGGACCGAGAACGTGGCGTCGGGGTTCACGCTCCCGAAGCGATGCGCCTCGATGGCGCCGAGCATCCCGACCACCGCGGACGAGATGACGAAGGCCGCGAGCTTCGTCCGCGCCGGGTTCACGCCCATCACGCCGGCCACGAACTCGTTCGTGCGCACGGCGGTGAAGGCGTGGCGCAGCCGCGAGCGCTGGACCAGCACCGACACGACGATGGCCAGGGCGAGCAGCCCGAGGTAGACGAGGAAGTAGCCGCGGTTGCGCAGGAAGGCGACCTCCCAGCGCTCCATCGCGCCGGCCACGAACTCCGGGCGGAACAGCGGCGGGAGGTTCGTGCCCACCGAGCCGCCGGCGATCGCGAAAGGCAGCGACTTCACCACCGTCTTGAGGACCTCGGCGAAGGCCAGGGTGGCGATCGCGAAGTAGATGCCGTAGAGGCGCAGCGTGGCCGCGCCGAGGCCGAGGGCCAGCACGGCCGCGACCGCGCCGGCCAGGGGGATGCCCAGCCACAGCGGCGCGCCCGTGAGCTTGAGGAGCACGGCGGCGGTGTAGGCGCCGGCGCCGTAGAACGCGGCGTGCGCCAGCGAGAGCTGGCCCGTGCGGGCGACGAGGTCCCAGCTCAGGGCCAGCACGGCCAGGCCTATCGCCCTGATGCCGAGGGCCAGGTAGCTCACCGACGCCTGGCCGTAGGCCGCGCGTAGGACCGCGGGCAGCGCGGCCAGCAGCGCGACGAAGGCGGCGGCCGCCAGCAGGTCGAGCCACGGCCCGCGACGCCTCACCGGCGCCTCCCCGGGCGGCCGCGGCGCCTCACGTCCTCCTCCACGACCGGTAGACGAGGGTGCCGAGGATGAGCGCGAAGAACACGGCGTTGCGCAGCGAGTCGCCGTTGGGGACGAGCGTCGCGACCAGCGACTCGGCCAGAGCCACGACGATCGCCGCCGAGACGATGCCCCTGACGTTGCCGAGCCCCGCCAGGACGACGATCGCGAACGCCTTGAGCGTGTAGGCCAGGCCGACCGTCGGCGTGGGCGACTGGATCACAGCGATCATCACGCCGCCGATGCCGGCGAGCAGCGCGGAGAGCCCGAAGGCGACGAGGTAGACGCGGTTCACCTCGAGCCCCACCAGCCCGGCACCCACGCGGTTCTGGGCCACGGCGCGCATCGCCCGCCCCAGCGGCGTGCGGGCGAGCACGACGTAGAGGCCGGCGACCAGCAGGACCGAGATCGCGAAGCTGCCCAGCGGCACGAGCCCCACGCTGACGTCGCCGACCTGGAGGCCCATGGCTCGGTACGGCACGCCGCCTATCGAGCGCGGGTCGCCGCCCCAGATCATCAACGCGAGGTTCTGCAGGACGATCCCGATGCCGAACGTCAGCAGCATCTGGTTCAGCTCGGGAGCCTTGAGGACGAAGCGGATCGTGGAGGCGTAGAGGGCGGCGCCTATCAGGAACAGGACCGGCGCCACGAACAAGATAGAGAGCAGCGGGTCGAAGCCGAAGCTCACGAACAGCTGGTAGGCGAGGAACGCCCCGACCATGAAGAACTCGCCGTGGGCGAAGTTCACGATGCCGATGACGCCGATCGCCAGCGCCAGGCCCACGGCCACCAGGGCGTAGAGGCCCGCGGCGAGCACGCCGGAGACGAGCGCTTGGGGCAGGAGGGTGAGGTCCACTCAGGTCACGGGGGAGGGGGCGCCCCCACGCCCCCTCCGGTCTCGAGGCTCCTCGGGCCGGTCCCCCAGCTCAACGGCAGGCCGCCAGCGGCGCCGTGGCGCGGTCGGCGGGCCAGACGATCTCGCGCCGGCCGTCCTGGAACTGGAAGACGAGCCACATGTCGGAGCCGAAGCCCTGGTGCTTGGCCTGCACCGACGGCTTGAATCTCCACTCGCCCATCGGCGAGCGGAAGGTCCCCGCCTCGAGCTGCGCGATGACCGCGGCCTGGTCGGTGGTGCCGGCGGCGTTGATCGCGTCGGCGTAGCTCCAGAGCTGCGCGTAGGCGAGGGCGGCCATGTAGTTGTCGGGGTCGGCGCCGTGCATCGCCCGGTAGGCGTTCGCGAACGCGACGGCCTCGGGGTTGGGCAGGTTCGGCAGGTAGCCGATGAGGCCCATCACGCACTCCATCTCGGGTGCCGTGTCGATGCCGGTGGGCCAGCCGGGAGGCGCCCCGAAGACGTAGGCGGGCGCCACGCCGAGCTCCTTGAGCTGGCTGGAGAGAGGCTGCGCGTCGGAGTCGTAGCCGATCCAGTACAGCATGTCGGGGTTCGCGGCGCCGACCTTGCTGAGGGCGGCGCGGAAGTCGCCGGTGCCGCCGGC encodes:
- a CDS encoding ATP-binding cassette domain-containing protein; the encoded protein is MARALEVRGLRAGYGKITVLWDVDLHADEGELVTIIGANGAGKTTLLRAITGLVPVRAGEVSAFGRQRLRGLSPARIVRAGVGHVPEGRQLFRLMTVAENLAAGADYLPHARPLAARNRELVYRLFPRLQERE
- a CDS encoding ABC transporter ATP-binding protein yields the protein MPEPILRAEGLGRSFGGLAAVQDLSFAVEPGEVFAIIGPNGAGKTTTLNLLSGLLEPSAGRVYLGGVDVTRLPTYRRCHLGLGRAFQVVQPFPEMTVEENLMVGALFGVPGASAADAGRRVESALERTGLSDLRDTPAEDLNLLQEKRLEIARALATDPKVLLLDEVMAGLRPAEARQAVELVKGLRDDGVTVVFIEHVMPVVRDLADRVLVMDHGRELARGTYAEVTADERVVRAYLGEPEPEEA
- a CDS encoding branched-chain amino acid ABC transporter permease; protein product: MRRRGPWLDLLAAAAFVALLAALPAVLRAAYGQASVSYLALGIRAIGLAVLALSWDLVARTGQLSLAHAAFYGAGAYTAAVLLKLTGAPLWLGIPLAGAVAAVLALGLGAATLRLYGIYFAIATLAFAEVLKTVVKSLPFAIAGGSVGTNLPPLFRPEFVAGAMERWEVAFLRNRGYFLVYLGLLALAIVVSVLVQRSRLRHAFTAVRTNEFVAGVMGVNPARTKLAAFVISSAVVGMLGAIEAHRFGSVNPDATFSVHTTVLALVTPIFGGLYTTVGPILAALVLSGVEETLKRTLSDGYLVAYGVVLVVSILFMPRGLVGLFRGLARRGRARARAEATRPEPVGGADA
- a CDS encoding branched-chain amino acid ABC transporter permease, with the protein product MDLTLLPQALVSGVLAAGLYALVAVGLALAIGVIGIVNFAHGEFFMVGAFLAYQLFVSFGFDPLLSILFVAPVLFLIGAALYASTIRFVLKAPELNQMLLTFGIGIVLQNLALMIWGGDPRSIGGVPYRAMGLQVGDVSVGLVPLGSFAISVLLVAGLYVVLARTPLGRAMRAVAQNRVGAGLVGLEVNRVYLVAFGLSALLAGIGGVMIAVIQSPTPTVGLAYTLKAFAIVVLAGLGNVRGIVSAAIVVALAESLVATLVPNGDSLRNAVFFALILGTLVYRSWRRT